The DNA segment ACTTTGTAACTCTGTACAAAGGTAATTTTATAATTCCGCCGCCTGACTTTGAAACATTCAAAGTTAAACCTCAAGCCACAAGTGTGGAAAATTATGAGAAGTGGAAGCCTGTAAAGGATAGTAATTATGATAATTACCAATTAGATCCTACTACAGGGCTTATGCGAGATCGTTCTTATTTTAATGAGTTTACCGGTGGGTGTCCTGGGGTATACTCTGGAGCTTATATTAATTCTGATGGTGAAATGTTTCCCTGTTGTGTAGCTGCACCGTTTACTCCCAAGGAATTGAGCTACGGAAACGTGTTTGAGGATGATTTCGGAGCTGTCTGGAATGGTAAGAAGGCAAGGACCTTTAGACGAAAGTATAAGGCCGCTGCCGGTAATTATGGTTATTGCAGTGAGTGTTCGAGCAGTAAAATATAGTTAAATATTATATTGTGCCGTTCTAATATAGATTGATGGTTTTAGATTATTACCATTGGGCTGTGAGCTTAACCTCACAGTCCTTTTTATGGGTGATGTTTGGAGTAATCATGTGCAAACTAAGGTGCGGTCTTTTTGAGTTTTATATTTCGAGATATTCTTGCAGCATTTATTTACTTCGGTGTAAGTTTTTTAATATGTGAAAAATCTTGTTTTACGATTCCATTTGTCCTTTCAGCCATAGCGTTTTGGTAGCAATCATTACCGCCCGTCATAGAAGGTATTATTCCTGCTTTTTTGAGTTTATGTAATCCTCTCTTATAACAATCCCAGGGAAGTTAAGTCATTTGATAATCCCCTGAAATTTTTTCTTCCGATTAGTATTGAAGGATGAGAAATGTGCTGAGGTTGACTTGTTAATTTTTATAGTCCAAATTGATTAAGTTTTATATAAGAGGGTAATCTTGCTGACTAATGGCTTTCATGGTCATGCGCTTGTCTATGAGATTATGAAGTGGGCGTGGGCTGATCTGTAATCTGATTACAGTGGATATATATCAAAGGGAACAGTATCGATGAATGATGGTAATAATTCAAATGAAGGCAGGAAAAGACTTATTTCTTTGGTTTTTCCTGTTTTTAATGAAGCAGAAAATATTCCTGTACTTTTAAAAGAGGTTCGACGAGCCATTGAGTGTATCTCCAAGCGATATGAGTTTGAATTCATTTTTACTGACAATTGTAGTTCTGATGAGACATTCAAGCTTCTCGCTGAAGAAGCAAAGAGAGATAGGCGTATTCGGGTTTTTCGGTTTTCAAGAAATTTCGGTTTCCAGCGTTCAATTCTGACAGGCTTCTATAAAGCCCGTGGAGATGCTGCGATTCAACTTGATGCGGATTTGCAGGACCCTCCCTCAATGATACCGCAGATGATTGAGAAGTGGGAAGAAGGTTACGACGTTGTTTACGGGATTAGGGTTAAAAGGGATGAGTCCTGGCTTTTGGAAAAAACCCGTAAGCTGTATTATCATATTGTCCATGTTGCCAGTGAACAGCCATTACCGCGTAATGCAGGAGATTTTCGTCTTATCTCACACCGGGTTCTGACTGTCTTAAGATCATTACATAATGGAACCCCGTATTTGAGGGGAACAATTGGTGAGATCGGTTTTAGGCAGTGTGGTATTGAGTATGATCGAGCTCAACGCAGTGCCGGTGAGAGTAAATTCAAATTGCGGGCCTTAATGAACTTTGCTTTGGATGGCATTTTTCATCAATCAGTTCTTCCATTACGTATCTCTGCTTATTTTGGTTTTTTTCTTTTTGCATTAACTTCCGGGGGTGCTTTATACTATCTTATCCGGTATGCCGCAGCCTCCTCTGATTGGCCTCCTGGGTTTGCAACTTTGGTCCT comes from the Maridesulfovibrio ferrireducens genome and includes:
- a CDS encoding glycosyltransferase family 2 protein; this translates as MNDGNNSNEGRKRLISLVFPVFNEAENIPVLLKEVRRAIECISKRYEFEFIFTDNCSSDETFKLLAEEAKRDRRIRVFRFSRNFGFQRSILTGFYKARGDAAIQLDADLQDPPSMIPQMIEKWEEGYDVVYGIRVKRDESWLLEKTRKLYYHIVHVASEQPLPRNAGDFRLISHRVLTVLRSLHNGTPYLRGTIGEIGFRQCGIEYDRAQRSAGESKFKLRALMNFALDGIFHQSVLPLRISAYFGFFLFALTSGGALYYLIRYAAASSDWPPGFATLVLLLLVTLMTNAVFFAIIGEYIGRLYKSTKGFPITIIDVSIDPYCENGAKCSAESRAVNIIDPNFGKSDL